One Phycisphaerae bacterium RAS2 DNA window includes the following coding sequences:
- the pimB_1 gene encoding GDP-mannose-dependent alpha-(1-6)-phosphatidylinositol monomannoside mannosyltransferase, translated as MMRIAHVSATFLPIVGGVEWKVHYLSQEYAQRGHRVTVFTLRLPSGIPETALPSAPLYDVVRCGFPFRGAGRLGVNSWLLARAITSAHRREPFDIIHCHQLGQMAACSANVRQKTGLPVVVTTSGDDVNTIPAVGYGIRCAPRLDRMVRANVRRVDVIGSVSRGIRAELEAIGTTARIVDIPNGVPWEEFQTGPSRLLRDRLRLSDDTVVVLSVGRNFSLKRYDLGIEAFARVVKGADRSGPGDRSSRVKAHYVLIGRELDSLRPLVDRLGVSSHVSFINQMPISELPAVYHSADIFFNPSETEGFAQVNAQALACGLPLVVTDASGNVDAADHGGALVARCNDVASMAQCLEQLIVDEPGRRELGVVAHRASRHYAWSKIAEHYLAEFESVRSSGRQRLSVAATEGPGS; from the coding sequence ATGATGCGAATCGCCCATGTGAGTGCTACGTTTCTTCCGATCGTCGGCGGCGTCGAATGGAAAGTACACTACTTGTCACAAGAATACGCGCAGCGTGGCCATCGCGTGACCGTTTTCACGTTGCGCTTGCCAAGCGGAATACCTGAAACGGCCTTGCCGTCCGCGCCGCTGTATGACGTTGTTCGGTGTGGCTTTCCTTTTCGTGGTGCAGGCCGATTGGGTGTGAATAGTTGGCTCTTGGCGCGGGCGATTACCTCCGCTCATCGCCGCGAGCCGTTCGATATCATTCACTGTCATCAGCTGGGACAGATGGCGGCATGCTCGGCGAACGTGCGACAAAAAACGGGATTGCCTGTCGTGGTGACAACCAGCGGTGATGACGTCAACACGATTCCCGCCGTGGGCTATGGCATTCGATGTGCACCGCGCCTGGATCGGATGGTGCGTGCGAACGTGCGCCGCGTCGACGTGATCGGCAGCGTCAGCCGCGGCATCCGCGCCGAACTGGAGGCGATCGGCACGACCGCAAGGATTGTGGACATACCGAACGGCGTGCCGTGGGAGGAATTTCAAACCGGCCCGAGCCGACTTCTTCGGGACAGGCTTCGCCTAAGCGACGACACGGTTGTTGTTTTGTCCGTCGGTCGAAACTTCAGCCTGAAGCGCTACGATCTTGGGATCGAGGCATTTGCCCGTGTGGTAAAGGGGGCAGATCGATCTGGGCCGGGCGATCGGTCATCACGAGTGAAGGCTCACTATGTGCTGATTGGCCGCGAATTGGACTCGCTGCGACCGCTCGTTGATCGACTTGGGGTGTCGAGTCACGTTTCGTTCATCAATCAAATGCCGATTTCGGAGTTGCCGGCTGTTTACCATTCTGCCGACATCTTTTTCAATCCGTCGGAGACGGAAGGATTCGCCCAGGTGAATGCCCAAGCCTTGGCGTGTGGACTGCCTCTAGTGGTCACCGACGCGTCCGGCAATGTTGATGCCGCGGATCATGGCGGGGCACTCGTAGCGCGATGCAACGATGTGGCGTCCATGGCGCAATGCCTCGAACAACTGATCGTCGACGAGCCCGGGCGGCGTGAACTGGGAGTCGTCGCGCATCGAGCGAGCCGCCATTATGCCTGGTCGAAAATTGCAGAGCACTACCTGGCTGAGTTTGAGTCCGTTCGATCTTCCGGGAGGCAGCGCTTGTCCGTTGCGGCGACTGAAGGCCCCGGTAGTTGA